The following are encoded in a window of Gossypium raimondii isolate GPD5lz chromosome 13, ASM2569854v1, whole genome shotgun sequence genomic DNA:
- the LOC105784508 gene encoding protein PHYTOCHROME KINASE SUBSTRATE 1 — MAMVTFTSNHNTNLSQTLPFDKTNGYPVKKKEEDGEIGVFGAEKYFNGAIDAAAGGGPRPTKLIPKNLESCTKQEVITNPEPMKPLFHAPSIRSESSWNSQNPLLHTVIQNPPQQKPSKSITAKSFLSCLPACKCYCFDRSSIDIEVGEISFKRPNGEVILQSKQKKTAAGIKEDLFTFPTMNPAVGIRPVSVPLQGDVDEFGRKSLEVFGSPVLGIGRRNKSLNLERRLKMLSWDHHAIPKVEETENSKANCNDTESDASSDLFEIESLTGKPNYAPSEASIEWSVVTASAADFSAMSDYEEGRPSLTLPSPIKTFYINNTTKINKERPRSGGLLGCNSSKTVKIARDAHKTDQKAGLDSRMRRVSDSYMPVTRFRAETKLEAGAFEPTRTPQILPTRSLPVPHSHSPQQASHLLYIQ; from the coding sequence ATGGCTATGGTTACATTTACATCCAATCACAACACCAACCTCTCACAAACATTGCCCTTTGATAAAACCAATGGCTATCcagtgaagaagaaagaagaagacgGAGAAATTGGAGTATTCGGAGCTGAAAAATACTTCAATGGAGCAATAGATGCTGCTGCCGGTGGTGGTCCAAGACCAACAAAATTGATCCCAAAGAACTTGGAATCTTGTACGAAACAAGAAGTGATCACCAACCCAGAGCCGATGAAGCCATTGTTCCACGCTCCAAGCATTCGATCTGAATCAAGCTGGAACAGCCAAAACCCTTTACTCCATACTGTTATCCAAAACCCTCCTCAGCAAAAACCCAGTAAGTCCATAACTGCAAAGAGCTTTCTTTCTTGCCTTCCTGCCTGTAAATGCTACTGTTTCGATAGAAGCTCCATTGATATCGAGGTTGGTGAAATAAGTTTCAAGAGACCTAATGGTGAGGTAATACTTCAAAGCAAGCAAAAAAAAACAGCTGCAGGCATTAAAGAAGACCTTTTCACTTTCCCAACAATGAATCCCGCTGTGGGTATTCGGCCTGTTAGTGTGCCACTACAAGGAGATGTGGATGAATTCGGGAGGAAATCGTTGGAGGTTTTCGGGTCCCCGGTTCTTGGAATTGGAAGGCGAAACAAGTCTTTGAACCTTGAGAGGAGGCTCAAAATGTTGTCTTGGGATCATCATGCTATTCCAAAAGTTGAAGAAACTGAGAACTCTAAAGCTAATTGTAATGATACCGAAAGTGATGCAAGTTCGGATTTGTTTGAGATCGAGAGCCTAACGGGAAAACCCAATTACGCACCGAGCGAGGCCAGTATAGAGTGGAGTGTGGTCACTGCAAGTGCAGCTGATTTCTCGGCCATGTCGGACTATGAAGAGGGAAGGCCGTCGTTGACTTTACCGAGCccaataaaaacattttacatCAACAACACTACGAAAATCAACAAAGAGAGGCCACGTTCGGGTGGTCTATTGGGGTGTAACAGCTCGAAAACTGTTAAAATCGCCAGAGATGCACACAAAACAGATCAGAAGGCAGGTTTAGACTCGAGGATGCGCCGTGTGTCGGACTCCTACATGCCTGTCACGAGATTTAGAGCGGAAACTAAACTCGAGGCCGGTGCTTTTGAACCTACACGAACGCCGCAGATTCTCCCCACTCGCTCCCTTCCTGTTCCCCATTCACATTCGCCACAGCAAGCTTCACATCTGCTGTATATTCAGTAG